A stretch of the Neofelis nebulosa isolate mNeoNeb1 chromosome 1, mNeoNeb1.pri, whole genome shotgun sequence genome encodes the following:
- the LOC131487572 gene encoding olfactory receptor 2T2 produces MIMEATLQNSTDFILLGLITHPEFPGLIFAVVFSIFLVSVTANVVMILLIHVDSRLNTPMYFLLSQLSIMDTVYICITVPKMLQDLLSKEKIISFFGCTLQIFLYLTLIGGEFFLLGLMAYDRYVAVCKPLRYPLLMNRRICLFMVVGSWVGGSLDGFMLTPFTMSFPYCGFREINHFFCEIPAVLKLSCVDTSLYETLMYACCVLMLLIPISVISVSYTRILLTVHHMNSAEGRRKALATCSSHIMVVSIFYGAAFYTNVLPHSYHTPEKDKIVSAFYTILTPMLNPLIYSLRNKDVATALRKVLSRCPSSQKTRVVDLSRKY; encoded by the coding sequence ATGATCATGGAAGCCACTCTCCAGAACTCCACTGATTTCATCCTCTTGGGCCTCATCACCCACCCTGAAttccctgggcttatctttgcagTAGTCTTCTCCATTTTTCTGGTGTCTGTAACAGCCAATGTGGTCATGATTCTGCTCATCCATGTGGACTCTCGCCTGAATACACCCATGTACTTTTTACTCAGCCAGCTCTCCATTATGGACACAGTTTACATCTGTATCACCGTTCCCAAGATGCTGCAAGACCTTCTGTCCAAGGAAAAGATCATCTCTTTCTTTGGATGCACACTTCAGATCTTCCTCTACCTGACACTAATTGGAGGTGAATTTTTCCTGCTAGGTCTCATGGCTTATGACCGGTATGTGGCTGTGTGCAAACCCCTTCGGTACCCTCTCCTCATGAATCGCAGGATTTGCCTGTTCATGGTGGTGGGTTCCTGGGTTGGTGGCTCCTTAGATGGGTTCATGCTGACCCCCTTCACTATGAGTTTCCCCTACTGTGGCTTCCGAGAAATCAATCACTTTTTCTGTGAGATCCCAGCTGTACTGAAACTGTCATGTGTTGACACGTCTCTCTATGAGACTCTGATGTACGCCTGCTGCGTGCTAATGCTGCTCATTCCTATATCTGTAATCTCTGTTTCCTACACACGCATCCTGCTCACTGTCCATCACATGAATTCTGCTGAGGGCCGGCGCAAAGCCTTAGCTACCTGTTCTTCCCATATAATGGTAGTAAGCATTTTCTATGGGGCAGCCTTCTACACCAATGTGTTGCCACATTCCTACCACacaccagagaaagacaaaattgtATCTGCTTTCTACACCATCCTCACTCCAATGCTCAATCCACTCATCTACAGCTTGAGGAATAAAGATGTGGCTACAGCTCTAAGAAAAGTGCTGAGTAGATGCCCCTCCTCCCAGAAAACCAGAGTGGTGGATCTGTCCAGGAAATACTAG